A DNA window from Pseudodesulfovibrio thermohalotolerans contains the following coding sequences:
- a CDS encoding response regulator transcription factor: MAKKILIVDDEVHIKMLLEQTLEELEDEFEVDLYTASDGEEGLEFIRSKRPDLVFLDIMMPKMNGYEVCRIIKDDASLADVKIILLTAKGQEVDRKQGLELGAMMYMTKPFDPDEILRVSKELLEL; this comes from the coding sequence ATGGCCAAGAAGATCCTCATTGTTGATGACGAGGTTCACATCAAGATGCTGCTTGAGCAAACGCTTGAGGAGCTTGAGGACGAATTCGAAGTGGACCTGTACACCGCCTCCGATGGGGAAGAGGGCTTGGAGTTCATCCGAAGCAAACGCCCCGATCTGGTTTTTCTCGATATCATGATGCCCAAGATGAACGGTTACGAAGTTTGCCGGATCATCAAGGACGATGCCTCCCTCGCGGATGTGAAGATCATTCTGCTTACGGCCAAGGGACAGGAAGTGGACCGCAAACAGGGGTTGGAGCTCGGCGCCATGATGTACATGACCAAGCCGTTCGATCCCGACGAAATCCTGCGGGTGTCCAAGGAACTCCTGGAGCTGTAG
- a CDS encoding HD-GYP domain-containing protein, which yields MTFLKKYIRPGVLRNLLRKAAKLIGGQCSLAISFDGQVLIVEGPASAEGFGEGEPGVVSVPIRFDEEHSGRLFLRADGSEEGTGLADLLDLVAYSIQELVDMERARRSIAEEALAKYRELALLHRSVPNINTSLHMRDVVNALIDECRLENYPGELGMIFLLEPSRKIFRLAVQFGFPFGTYLQPMVDSALFQEVVSSGRGEIVNDLDKESRWDNELPGLGSMLLIPVNSPNRCEGALILASRNTGVFEAAHRRSLTTLASVAGISVSNAFNFEGIQKLMNAILQALAEAIDSRDPYTAGHSERVAHLAVAFAHALNEAGGCRGETFNDDELREIYYAGILHDVGKIGIKEDVLTKRTRLSERRMDVVRARFQLLGQFDGFDWGRAYDCLCDVNKAMVPDAADLDFVRELGTKVMRRDGTDLRYLYDDELENLLLTYGNLTKDERREIQRHPAESERILQHIPMQDGYGNLLTIIRQHHERLDGSGYPDGLEAEDILPQSRLMAIVDIYDAVTQERHYKPAYTRSEAMKILRREVDEGKLDADLTDFFLANIESIEMLSDQVKVTRTTHLSSLGNMSSL from the coding sequence ATGACATTTCTCAAAAAATACATACGTCCCGGCGTATTGCGAAACCTCCTGCGCAAGGCGGCCAAGCTGATCGGCGGCCAGTGTTCCCTGGCCATCAGTTTCGACGGCCAAGTGCTCATCGTGGAAGGTCCGGCCTCCGCCGAAGGGTTCGGCGAGGGCGAGCCGGGAGTGGTCAGCGTTCCGATCCGTTTCGACGAGGAGCATTCGGGCCGGTTGTTCCTGCGTGCCGACGGTTCCGAGGAAGGAACCGGCCTTGCCGACCTGCTCGACCTCGTCGCCTATTCCATCCAGGAACTGGTGGACATGGAACGCGCCCGGCGTTCCATCGCCGAAGAGGCGCTCGCCAAGTACCGCGAGTTGGCCCTGCTGCATCGCTCGGTGCCGAATATCAATACTTCCCTGCACATGCGCGATGTGGTCAACGCGCTCATAGACGAGTGCCGGCTGGAGAACTATCCCGGCGAGCTGGGCATGATCTTCCTGCTGGAACCCAGCCGCAAAATTTTCCGTCTGGCCGTGCAGTTCGGCTTTCCCTTCGGCACCTATCTCCAGCCCATGGTGGACAGCGCGCTGTTCCAGGAGGTCGTCTCCTCGGGCCGGGGCGAGATCGTCAACGACCTGGACAAGGAGTCGCGTTGGGACAATGAACTGCCGGGGCTCGGGTCCATGCTCCTCATTCCCGTCAATTCGCCCAATAGATGCGAGGGCGCGCTCATCCTCGCATCCCGGAACACAGGGGTGTTCGAGGCCGCGCACCGGCGAAGCCTGACCACCCTTGCCTCGGTGGCGGGCATTTCGGTCTCGAATGCCTTCAACTTCGAGGGCATTCAGAAGCTCATGAACGCCATCCTCCAGGCTTTGGCCGAGGCCATCGATTCTCGGGACCCGTACACCGCGGGCCATTCCGAGCGGGTGGCCCATCTGGCCGTGGCCTTTGCCCACGCGTTGAACGAGGCCGGCGGATGCCGGGGTGAAACGTTCAACGACGACGAACTGCGCGAGATTTATTACGCGGGTATCCTGCACGATGTGGGCAAGATCGGCATCAAGGAGGACGTTCTGACCAAGCGCACCCGGCTGTCCGAGCGGCGCATGGACGTGGTCCGGGCGCGGTTTCAGCTCCTGGGCCAGTTCGACGGGTTCGATTGGGGAAGGGCCTATGATTGCCTGTGCGATGTGAACAAGGCCATGGTGCCGGACGCGGCCGATCTGGATTTCGTCCGTGAACTGGGCACCAAGGTCATGCGCCGCGACGGGACCGACCTGCGCTATCTCTACGACGACGAACTGGAGAATCTGCTGCTCACCTACGGCAACCTGACCAAGGACGAGCGCAGGGAGATTCAACGTCATCCGGCCGAGAGCGAGCGCATTTTGCAGCACATTCCCATGCAGGACGGCTACGGCAATCTCCTGACCATCATCCGCCAGCATCATGAGCGGCTGGATGGATCGGGCTACCCCGACGGGCTGGAGGCGGAAGATATTTTGCCGCAGAGCCGACTCATGGCCATCGTGGACATCTACGACGCGGTCACGCAGGAACGGCACTACAAGCCCGCCTATACCCGCAGCGAAGCCATGAAGATTCTCCGCAGGGAAGTGGACGAGGGCAAGCTCGACGCCGACCTGACCGATTTCTTTCTCGCGAATATCGAAAGTATCGAGATGCTTTCCGATCAGGTCAAGGTGACCAGAACCACCCACCTGTCGTCCCTCGGCAATATGTCCAGCCTTTAA